From a single Chlorocebus sabaeus isolate Y175 chromosome X, mChlSab1.0.hap1, whole genome shotgun sequence genomic region:
- the LOC119622502 gene encoding signal transducer CD24-like, whose protein sequence is MGRAMVARLGLGLLLLALLLPMQIYSNETTVVTVSSNSSQSTSTAPNPANATIKAVGGALQSTASLFVVSLSLLHLYLLRDSGQETSSKLLHLLNPIQMASGSPMWQGKTGLHRIY, encoded by the coding sequence ATGGGCAGAGCAATGGTGGCCAGGCTTGGgctggggctgctgctgctggcactGCTCCTACCCATGCAGATTTATTCCAATGAAACAACTGTTGTAACAGTTTCAAGTAACTCCTCCCAGAGTACTTCGACTGCCCCAAATCCAGCTAATGCCACCATCAAGGCGGTTGGTGGTGCCCTGCAGTCAACAGCAAGTCTCTTTGTGGTCTCACTCTCTCTTCTACATCTCTACTTGTTAAGAGACTCGGGCCAAGAAACATCTTCTAAACTTCTCCATCTTCTAAACCCAATCCAAATGGCATCTGGAAGTCCAATGTGGCAAGGAAAAACAGGTCTTCATCGAATCTACTAA